In Desulfopila inferna, a single window of DNA contains:
- a CDS encoding efflux RND transporter periplasmic adaptor subunit: MKKSTGVIVLIIGAVIGSLLTFVVYPKVSGMLNLPGGSETAEVESGEKEPLYWVAPMDPNYRRDEPGQSPMGMDLVPVYEEDGGDGDAGPGTVRISPDVVNNLGVRTGEAHLEELKFLIQTVGYVGYDEDQLVHIHPRVNGWVEKLYVRASGDPVKKGQPLYDLYSPELVNAQEELLIAMDRNADRLVTAAENRLAALRVPGQAIEELKKTGEAQQTVTFFSPQGGVVDNLDIREGFYVTPGTTIMSIGNLDQVWVDAEVFERQASRVAVGQPVTMTLDYLPGKKWQGEVDYIYPTLDPKTRTVSVRLRFDNEDNLLKPNMFAQVVIHAESGEETLVVPKEAVIRTGRSNRVVLDLGEGYFKSVNVEVGRYDEESAEILSGLSAGDKVVTSAQFLIDSESSKTSDFKRMYHAEEPPPPQSVWTRATINTVMADHRMVNVTHEAIDEWDWPEMTMDFTVADDVDLTVLQEGRELHVEVTKKDENRYEITAVHVPGAEDTRSLDDLSIDDMSLDDMKVE; this comes from the coding sequence ATGAAGAAAAGTACAGGTGTGATTGTGCTTATAATCGGAGCCGTCATAGGTTCTCTGCTCACCTTTGTGGTATATCCCAAGGTAAGCGGTATGCTGAATCTACCGGGAGGCTCAGAGACGGCCGAAGTGGAATCGGGGGAGAAAGAACCGCTCTACTGGGTTGCTCCGATGGATCCGAATTACAGAAGAGACGAGCCGGGCCAGTCTCCTATGGGTATGGATTTGGTGCCTGTTTATGAGGAAGACGGCGGTGATGGGGATGCCGGTCCCGGAACGGTCAGGATCTCTCCCGATGTAGTCAATAATCTCGGAGTGCGCACCGGTGAGGCGCACCTGGAGGAATTGAAGTTCCTTATCCAGACGGTGGGCTATGTCGGCTACGATGAAGATCAGCTGGTCCATATTCATCCGCGCGTCAATGGCTGGGTCGAAAAATTGTATGTCAGGGCCTCCGGTGATCCGGTAAAAAAGGGACAACCGCTGTATGACCTCTATTCTCCGGAACTCGTCAATGCGCAGGAAGAGCTGCTCATCGCCATGGATCGTAATGCAGATCGATTGGTCACGGCAGCCGAAAATCGTCTGGCCGCCCTGCGCGTCCCCGGACAGGCAATCGAGGAATTGAAAAAAACCGGGGAAGCACAGCAGACCGTCACCTTTTTTTCACCCCAGGGCGGTGTGGTCGACAATCTCGATATACGCGAAGGTTTCTATGTCACCCCCGGCACAACCATCATGTCTATCGGTAACCTGGATCAGGTTTGGGTTGATGCTGAAGTTTTCGAGCGGCAGGCCTCCCGTGTCGCCGTAGGTCAACCGGTCACCATGACCCTTGATTACCTGCCGGGAAAAAAATGGCAGGGCGAGGTTGACTATATATATCCGACCCTTGATCCCAAAACACGAACCGTTTCAGTACGGCTTAGATTTGATAATGAAGATAATCTGCTCAAGCCCAATATGTTCGCCCAAGTAGTTATCCATGCCGAAAGCGGCGAAGAGACCCTGGTGGTCCCCAAGGAGGCAGTCATCCGCACCGGGCGGTCCAACCGGGTGGTGCTGGATCTGGGCGAGGGCTATTTCAAGTCGGTCAATGTCGAGGTCGGCCGCTACGACGAGGAGTCCGCCGAAATCCTCTCGGGACTCTCTGCCGGCGATAAGGTGGTGACGTCGGCACAGTTTCTCATCGATTCTGAATCGAGCAAGACCTCTGATTTCAAACGCATGTACCATGCGGAAGAACCGCCGCCACCGCAAAGCGTCTGGACCAGGGCCACCATCAATACCGTGATGGCCGATCACCGCATGGTCAATGTTACGCACGAGGCCATCGATGAATGGGACTGGCCGGAAATGACCATGGATTTCACGGTGGCAGACGATGTCGATCTGACGGTGCTGCAGGAAGGCAGGGAGCTCCATGTCGAGGTGACCAAAAAGGATGAAAACCGGTATGAGATTACCGCCGTGCATGTTCCGGGAGCTGAAGATACCAGGAGCCTTGATGACTTAAGCATCGACGACATGAGCCTCGACGATATGAAGGTGGAGTAG
- a CDS encoding TolC family protein, producing the protein MKKTIMHKLSIMKSKRVVLLQTALVIGVCSISMGAVSTAAQVLSLETAVGAAQANDPWLVENRYSQDAVEARSISEGVMPEPRFSAGLANFPTDTFDIDQEPMTQITFGVTQTIPRGDTLRIRREQLRTMGRQYPFQRLDRQANTVVTVSRLWLEAYKAQQSIALIEKDRSLFIQLADIAEAGYSATLGRARQQDIVRAQLELTRLDDRLTVLKQKQEMALEELSEWVSGYFREEYLGSPSDGRQGRPNLELPRDLPDIPMLNEPLYTGEREADPQVLYGYFIEHPAVQAIKRKIEANNLGIDLARERYKPLWGVSAVYGYRDDPPSGDRADFISFGVSFDLPILTKNRPEQELQSAVSEAEAVKTQKWSLIRKMIAGFEKNKTQLRRLKQRQQLYQKQLLPQVHEQSEAYLTAYTNYDGDFAEVVRARIAELNAQLDALDIDVEMEKTIINLNYYFMKSAEDILVRNQER; encoded by the coding sequence GTGAAAAAAACAATCATGCACAAACTATCGATTATGAAGAGTAAGAGAGTAGTACTGCTCCAAACAGCTCTGGTCATCGGTGTTTGCTCGATTTCCATGGGGGCGGTGAGTACGGCTGCCCAGGTACTCAGCCTGGAAACAGCGGTGGGAGCAGCCCAGGCCAACGACCCCTGGCTTGTTGAAAACCGGTATTCGCAGGATGCGGTTGAGGCGAGAAGCATTTCCGAGGGTGTTATGCCTGAACCCAGATTTTCTGCAGGACTGGCTAATTTTCCAACCGATACGTTCGACATCGATCAGGAACCCATGACCCAGATCACCTTCGGGGTAACCCAAACCATTCCGCGAGGTGACACTCTGCGGATCAGGCGGGAGCAGCTGCGGACCATGGGACGGCAATATCCCTTTCAGCGTCTGGACCGCCAGGCAAATACCGTGGTTACCGTCAGTCGGCTTTGGCTGGAGGCCTATAAAGCCCAGCAAAGCATTGCCCTGATCGAGAAGGATCGTTCGCTGTTCATTCAACTGGCGGATATCGCGGAGGCCGGCTATTCCGCCACCCTTGGAAGAGCCAGGCAACAGGATATCGTTCGCGCCCAACTGGAACTCACAAGGCTGGATGATCGACTCACGGTTTTAAAGCAAAAACAGGAAATGGCGCTGGAGGAATTATCGGAATGGGTCAGCGGGTATTTTCGGGAGGAATACCTCGGCAGCCCGTCGGACGGTCGGCAGGGCAGACCGAATCTTGAACTGCCGCGGGATTTGCCCGACATTCCCATGCTCAATGAGCCTCTGTATACAGGCGAAAGAGAGGCTGATCCGCAGGTGCTCTATGGCTATTTTATAGAGCACCCCGCTGTTCAGGCGATAAAACGGAAGATTGAGGCCAATAATCTCGGCATCGATCTTGCCCGGGAGCGATACAAACCCCTGTGGGGAGTGAGCGCCGTTTATGGATATCGCGATGATCCGCCTAGCGGAGACCGTGCCGATTTTATTTCTTTCGGCGTGAGCTTCGATCTGCCCATTCTCACCAAAAATCGTCCGGAGCAGGAATTGCAATCAGCAGTGTCCGAGGCTGAGGCGGTAAAGACCCAAAAATGGTCTCTTATTCGAAAAATGATAGCAGGATTCGAAAAAAACAAAACACAGCTCAGGAGATTGAAGCAGCGGCAACAGCTCTATCAGAAACAACTGCTGCCCCAGGTGCATGAACAGTCGGAGGCATATCTTACTGCATATACCAACTATGACGGTGATTTTGCCGAAGTGGTGCGGGCTCGCATAGCCGAACTCAATGCTCAACTCGATGCGCTGGATATAGATGTGGAGATGGAAAAGACGATAATCAATCTGAACTACTATTTTATGAAAAGCGCGGAAGACATTCTTGTTCGGAACCAGGAGAGATAA